A genome region from Elusimicrobiales bacterium includes the following:
- a CDS encoding DUF3857 domain-containing protein, which yields MAAVFLLAAQNCGAETLRLRDGSEFEAAVSSIDASAINFSGHPPVARGDAAEIRFSSGEGAAGAAAPVTEQDKKDAAQSFRLARGLAAKYPGVNGLVLLDYGEYTLNPDGTRSFRAHMVRQILKESLLQRWGSVSQCVDDGRERVSILKANVYSPDGQIYTLDPGKIKTTRPQDAGSAFFISGSVCVQYDMPNVQTGSIVDYEILNEEHNPFRKDFFFPFWGFQDGEGPVLRSEAKITVPAGREFFHSARNMPGKSGEPEITETASSRTYRWRLDDVAPLSGEPEMPPYENVAPVVRGSLFKSWDVIFDWANQFYAERTKPSPELERFTLELVKGAKTDGQKAAKIYHYVQKEIRYIALKTGVASGWGGYDANLTWKRRWGCCIDKSLLLTAMLRVAGIKATPLWINTNNMAEIDFDIPQIGFDHSITLAVVDGKKVFLDSTNYDYRYPEVAGFDYGVKVLAFFDKKIDFVPVPAPKDNGSFYDYEIAVSSNGDTAVSETFRYTGAREGALCGHYRRMKREEQKRTFQMMSKSVSPRAELESWTVNNAEDLEKPFSLQMKYIVKDYPQKAGNIRIFKLPDFEIEQFRISEIAQARRKYPIRYDTDMTSMGRYFSYTVSLPPNYEIISLPEKIKMENEFGSFSAQCKKKSGARVVCSASWERPAREIPAEGYVSYKAFVERAAEYTKNQLFFRVK from the coding sequence ATGGCTGCTGTATTTCTGCTGGCGGCGCAAAATTGCGGCGCGGAGACTCTTCGGCTGCGCGACGGCTCTGAATTTGAAGCTGCTGTTTCTTCCATTGATGCATCAGCCATCAATTTTAGCGGGCATCCGCCCGTCGCGCGCGGCGACGCGGCGGAAATACGGTTTTCCTCCGGGGAAGGCGCTGCCGGGGCCGCCGCGCCGGTTACGGAGCAGGACAAAAAGGATGCCGCACAGTCCTTTAGACTGGCGCGCGGGCTTGCGGCGAAATATCCGGGCGTAAACGGGCTTGTGCTGCTGGATTACGGGGAATACACTCTCAACCCCGACGGGACGCGGTCTTTCCGCGCCCATATGGTGCGCCAGATACTCAAGGAGAGCCTGCTGCAGCGCTGGGGCTCAGTCTCCCAATGCGTAGACGACGGCAGGGAACGCGTTTCCATACTGAAGGCCAATGTCTATTCCCCCGACGGGCAGATTTACACGCTGGACCCCGGAAAAATAAAAACCACCAGGCCGCAGGACGCCGGCAGCGCGTTTTTCATTTCCGGCTCCGTGTGCGTCCAGTACGACATGCCCAATGTGCAGACAGGCTCCATCGTGGATTACGAGATACTCAACGAGGAGCACAACCCTTTCAGAAAAGATTTCTTCTTCCCTTTCTGGGGCTTTCAGGACGGCGAGGGGCCGGTGTTGCGCTCCGAGGCGAAAATAACCGTTCCGGCGGGGCGGGAGTTTTTCCATTCCGCGCGCAATATGCCCGGCAAATCGGGCGAGCCGGAGATAACGGAAACCGCCTCCTCCCGGACATACCGCTGGCGGCTGGATGACGTGGCTCCCCTGTCGGGAGAGCCGGAAATGCCGCCTTATGAAAACGTCGCGCCGGTTGTGCGCGGCTCGCTTTTCAAAAGCTGGGATGTTATTTTTGACTGGGCCAACCAGTTTTACGCGGAGCGGACAAAACCCTCGCCGGAGCTGGAACGGTTCACGCTGGAGCTTGTCAAAGGCGCTAAAACCGACGGACAGAAAGCCGCAAAAATCTACCATTACGTGCAGAAGGAAATCCGCTACATCGCCCTCAAGACCGGCGTGGCTTCCGGCTGGGGCGGTTATGACGCGAACCTGACCTGGAAACGCCGATGGGGCTGCTGCATAGACAAATCGCTGCTGCTGACCGCCATGCTGCGCGTCGCCGGAATAAAGGCGACCCCGTTATGGATAAACACAAACAACATGGCGGAAATCGATTTTGACATCCCGCAAATCGGTTTTGACCATTCCATCACGCTGGCCGTGGTGGACGGCAAAAAAGTGTTTCTGGACTCCACCAATTACGACTATCGCTATCCCGAAGTCGCGGGCTTTGACTACGGCGTGAAGGTGCTGGCGTTTTTTGACAAAAAAATAGATTTCGTGCCGGTTCCCGCGCCGAAAGACAACGGCTCTTTCTATGATTACGAGATTGCCGTTTCCTCAAACGGCGACACGGCGGTTTCGGAGACCTTCCGCTACACGGGCGCGCGCGAAGGCGCGCTATGCGGCCATTACCGCCGCATGAAGCGGGAGGAACAGAAAAGAACTTTCCAGATGATGTCCAAGTCGGTTTCTCCGCGCGCGGAGCTGGAAAGCTGGACCGTAAACAACGCGGAGGATTTGGAAAAACCGTTCTCGCTGCAAATGAAATACATCGTCAAGGATTATCCGCAGAAGGCCGGCAATATACGGATTTTCAAGCTGCCTGATTTCGAGATAGAGCAGTTCCGCATAAGCGAAATCGCGCAGGCGCGGCGGAAATATCCCATACGCTATGACACCGACATGACTTCAATGGGCAGGTATTTCAGCTATACCGTTTCGCTGCCGCCGAATTACGAGATAATCTCGCTGCCGGAAAAAATAAAAATGGAAAACGAGTTCGGTTCATTCTCCGCGCAGTGTAAAAAGAAATCCGGCGCCAGGGTGGTCTGCTCCGCTTCCTGGGAGCGGCCCGCGCGGGAAATTCCAGCGGAAGGCTACGTCTCCTACAAAGCTTTCGTGGAGCGCGCCGCCGAATACACCAAAAACCAGCTTTTCTTCCGGGTGAAATAG